In Pseudobdellovibrionaceae bacterium, the following proteins share a genomic window:
- a CDS encoding RimK family protein — protein MAIVYVVVDRLKDWEPYYPSQNLLTFEQYVALGSDKGNPAMVINLCRSYRYLSRGYYTALMAEARGHKVIPSVKAINDLRKKAIYGLQAEDLEPALNKVFTKQKSSEVKEFTLDIFFGQTTLTEFSDLGWRLFESFPFPILNVRFAKGNNEWHVSSIRPGSIHMLGEKAEDEFASSLEKFDAKVWRKPRRKKQYRYDLAILCNAEEKMPPSNKGAIKKLIRAAKDYNINAEVIDKRDLSRIGEYDGLFIRETTAINHHTYTFARAAESEGLVVIDAPTSIVRCGNKVYLHELLAANKIKTPRTFILDEEKVSGFLKDKVLDFPMVLKIPDGSFSMGIYKVNDEAEFRVRSEELFEKSVLILVQEYMYTEFDWRIGILNKRALYSCRYMMSKNHWQIYKREKSEKGEKVVSGGDQALSIRETPKKVVSVALKAAGLIGDGLYGVDLKESNGEVYVIEVNDNPNIDAGVEDRYLGDDLYAKIMEEFYRRFEGR, from the coding sequence ATGGCAATTGTTTACGTGGTTGTAGATCGACTTAAGGATTGGGAGCCCTATTATCCAAGCCAAAACCTTTTGACCTTTGAGCAATATGTAGCTCTGGGCTCAGACAAAGGTAATCCCGCAATGGTGATAAATCTTTGTCGATCCTATCGCTACCTCTCTCGTGGCTACTATACGGCCCTCATGGCTGAGGCCCGGGGACATAAGGTTATCCCCAGCGTGAAGGCCATTAACGACCTTAGAAAAAAAGCCATCTATGGATTGCAGGCAGAGGATCTTGAACCTGCTCTAAACAAGGTCTTTACCAAGCAGAAGTCCTCTGAAGTTAAAGAGTTCACTTTGGATATATTCTTTGGCCAAACGACCCTGACTGAGTTCTCGGATTTAGGTTGGCGGTTGTTCGAATCCTTCCCTTTTCCCATCCTCAACGTGAGATTTGCCAAAGGGAACAATGAGTGGCATGTCTCCAGCATCCGGCCAGGGTCAATCCACATGCTAGGGGAAAAGGCCGAGGACGAGTTTGCCTCCTCCCTTGAGAAATTCGATGCCAAAGTATGGAGAAAACCCCGACGCAAGAAGCAATATCGGTATGACTTGGCGATTTTATGTAATGCAGAGGAAAAAATGCCGCCTTCAAATAAGGGGGCGATCAAAAAACTCATTCGCGCGGCCAAGGATTACAACATCAATGCGGAAGTGATCGACAAGCGGGACCTGTCCCGCATTGGTGAATACGATGGTCTATTTATTCGCGAGACAACGGCCATCAACCATCATACTTATACCTTTGCTCGCGCAGCCGAAAGTGAGGGTCTAGTTGTCATCGATGCCCCCACTTCCATCGTCAGATGCGGTAACAAGGTTTACCTTCATGAGCTGTTGGCGGCCAATAAGATCAAGACCCCGCGCACCTTTATTCTTGATGAGGAAAAGGTATCTGGATTTCTTAAGGACAAGGTTTTGGATTTTCCCATGGTGTTGAAAATTCCAGATGGTTCCTTCTCCATGGGTATCTACAAGGTCAACGACGAAGCCGAATTTAGGGTGAGGTCAGAGGAGTTGTTTGAGAAGTCCGTTTTGATTCTCGTTCAGGAGTATATGTACACAGAATTCGACTGGAGAATTGGGATTCTGAATAAGCGAGCCCTATATTCCTGCCGCTACATGATGAGTAAAAACCATTGGCAAATCTACAAGAGGGAAAAGAGTGAAAAGGGAGAGAAGGTCGTCTCGGGAGGCGATCAGGCTCTTTCCATCCGCGAGACCCCTAAGAAGGTGGTGTCGGTGGCCCTAAAGGCTGCGGGTCTTATTGGCGATGGTCTCTATGGCGTCGACTTGAAAGAAAGCAA
- a CDS encoding GNAT family N-acetyltransferase/peptidase C39 family protein, translating to MKLNFRQARLGDLTSLIEIESLCFKSDRLSRASFRHFIKSDKSDLFVALSHDHSIVGYFLIFYRRGTTLARLYSIAVHPRYRGKGLGGLILEEAENAARERKKSWFRLEVRPDNKRAIKLYKTRGYRKFRVTPAFYEDRTEAHCYEKRLLPLQLGTTTKVPYYHQNTEFTCGPASLLMAMSALSKKIKPCLEEEMAIWREATTVFMTSGHGGCGPRGLALAAHRRGFKSEVWVSHANPLFLDGVRSEKKKKVIEAVYQVFEKQISKSRIPIRCQRLSISDLEKALRNNRIPLVLISSYKLVRSKSPHWVVLAGFDEDHFYVHDPELELEIEPHPHPETSPAWLNVAFMPVKKSEFIKMARYGKSKIESAVFVSKKGR from the coding sequence ATGAAACTCAATTTTCGGCAAGCCAGGCTGGGGGATCTCACTTCTCTTATAGAGATCGAATCTCTTTGCTTTAAGTCCGACCGGCTTTCACGGGCCAGTTTTCGCCATTTCATTAAGTCTGACAAGTCGGATCTTTTTGTTGCGCTTTCCCATGATCATTCCATCGTCGGCTACTTTTTGATCTTTTACCGCCGTGGCACCACCCTTGCCCGTCTCTACTCCATTGCCGTTCACCCAAGGTACCGTGGCAAGGGCCTTGGCGGTTTGATTTTGGAGGAGGCTGAAAACGCAGCTCGGGAAAGGAAAAAGAGCTGGTTTCGCCTGGAGGTTCGACCAGACAACAAAAGGGCAATTAAACTCTATAAGACCAGAGGGTATCGAAAATTTCGCGTAACTCCCGCCTTTTACGAAGACCGAACGGAAGCCCATTGCTATGAAAAACGCCTCCTCCCCCTTCAACTGGGCACGACCACCAAGGTTCCCTATTATCACCAAAACACAGAGTTTACCTGCGGGCCGGCCTCCCTTTTAATGGCCATGTCCGCCCTGTCAAAAAAGATCAAACCCTGCCTAGAGGAAGAAATGGCGATTTGGCGGGAAGCAACAACCGTCTTTATGACCTCGGGTCATGGAGGATGTGGCCCCCGTGGGCTTGCCCTTGCCGCCCACCGGCGAGGTTTCAAATCTGAAGTTTGGGTTTCCCACGCGAATCCATTGTTTTTGGATGGCGTACGCAGTGAAAAGAAGAAAAAGGTGATCGAAGCTGTCTACCAGGTTTTTGAAAAGCAAATTTCCAAAAGCCGGATTCCAATTCGTTGCCAGCGCTTATCAATATCTGACTTGGAAAAGGCACTGCGAAATAATCGAATTCCCCTAGTCCTTATCAGCTCTTACAAACTGGTTCGCTCAAAGTCTCCCCACTGGGTCGTTCTTGCGGGATTTGATGAAGATCACTTTTATGTTCACGATCCAGAGCTGGAGCTTGAAATCGAGCCTCACCCGCATCCGGAGACAAGTCCCGCATGGCTCAATGTTGCCTTTATGCCGGTAAAAAAGTCTGAGTTCATTAAGATGGCCAGGTATGGAAAATCCAAAATTGAATCCGCAGTCTTTGTCTCCAAAAAAGGCCGCTGA